In the Grimontia kaedaensis genome, one interval contains:
- the flgK gene encoding flagellar hook-associated protein FlgK, giving the protein MGFDLLTLGSQGVLTAQRQLNTTGHNISNVNTDGYSRQSVEQRANDSAYWSANQWGHGVHAAAVRRNYDKFAVNEYNITTSALAHAQTRNGQLTMLDDMMSHSAKKIPENMNEFYGAVKGLADSPSDMGARKVVLEKSRLVAAGLNDINNVLQNQEADTTVEIDATLQRMNDIGAEIVDIHKAILKSQAVDNDLLDRHQKLINELSEFTQVSVNQRDDGLYNVIIGSGHTLVSGLHSSELQTVPGTPDYQKRRLALVEGKTLKPIDNDDIRGKLGAMFEYRDNTLAQARDELGRLAAGFAMSINELQSQGFDLSGQVGENIYVDFNSEDFARDRVVKASDSTAELKVYIDDLAQLKIGDYQLKFDGSQYTLVDPEKNMVAVTPSGSPPSIEYDGLRIQVDVGLAAGERVILRPVRQGAGQIAVTMEDPAKIAAQSYVSSKSVITGQGSLEVLQQGAQQEFQVAISPDASQFAVLDMKGNILLAPQAYPPASPVTVNGTTFELTEGAAAEDIFAVSLLPADGENGNLIRMQQLQTQKLMDGGRSSLIDVYEGLNTDLGVQKASFARLEDVSRVEHDAAAGRVAEISGVNLDEEAANMMKFQQAYMASSRIMTAANETFETLLNATR; this is encoded by the coding sequence ATGGGGTTTGATCTGCTGACGCTCGGTTCACAGGGCGTTCTGACAGCACAGCGGCAGCTGAATACAACGGGTCACAACATCTCGAACGTGAATACTGATGGCTATAGCCGTCAGTCCGTTGAGCAGCGTGCCAATGACTCCGCCTATTGGTCGGCAAACCAATGGGGCCACGGTGTGCACGCGGCTGCGGTTCGCCGCAACTACGACAAGTTTGCGGTTAATGAATACAACATCACCACATCTGCACTGGCACATGCTCAAACCCGCAATGGCCAGCTCACTATGTTGGATGACATGATGTCCCACTCCGCGAAGAAAATTCCTGAGAATATGAATGAGTTCTATGGCGCAGTGAAAGGTCTGGCGGACAGCCCGAGTGATATGGGCGCCCGTAAAGTGGTGCTGGAAAAATCCCGCCTTGTTGCTGCTGGCCTGAACGACATCAACAATGTTCTGCAAAATCAGGAAGCGGACACCACGGTCGAAATTGATGCCACACTCCAGCGCATGAATGACATCGGCGCGGAAATTGTCGATATCCATAAAGCGATTTTGAAATCACAGGCGGTGGATAACGATCTGCTCGATCGTCATCAAAAACTGATTAATGAACTGTCTGAGTTTACCCAGGTAAGCGTGAACCAGCGTGATGATGGCCTTTATAACGTCATTATTGGCAGCGGTCATACGCTGGTGTCCGGTTTGCACTCGAGCGAACTGCAAACTGTGCCAGGTACACCGGACTACCAGAAACGCCGTTTGGCGCTGGTGGAAGGTAAAACGCTAAAACCTATCGACAATGATGACATCCGCGGCAAGTTGGGCGCGATGTTTGAATATCGCGACAACACGCTGGCACAGGCGCGCGATGAATTAGGCCGTTTGGCAGCAGGCTTTGCCATGTCAATTAACGAGCTTCAATCGCAAGGTTTTGATCTCAGCGGTCAGGTGGGTGAAAACATTTATGTGGATTTTAACAGTGAGGATTTCGCCCGCGATCGCGTGGTGAAAGCATCGGATTCCACCGCTGAACTGAAAGTCTACATTGACGATTTGGCTCAACTGAAAATCGGCGATTACCAACTGAAATTTGATGGCAGCCAATATACCTTGGTCGATCCTGAAAAGAACATGGTGGCGGTGACGCCTTCCGGTTCGCCGCCATCCATTGAATATGACGGTTTGCGTATTCAAGTCGACGTCGGCTTGGCTGCTGGTGAGCGAGTTATTCTCCGTCCAGTGCGACAAGGTGCGGGTCAAATTGCCGTCACCATGGAAGATCCGGCAAAAATTGCGGCACAGAGTTATGTCAGCTCCAAATCGGTTATTACTGGCCAGGGCAGCCTGGAAGTCCTTCAACAAGGGGCGCAGCAAGAATTTCAGGTCGCTATCTCGCCGGATGCCTCTCAATTCGCCGTGCTGGATATGAAAGGCAATATTCTCCTTGCGCCGCAGGCGTATCCACCGGCATCTCCTGTAACCGTGAATGGCACCACGTTTGAACTCACTGAGGGTGCAGCGGCTGAAGATATCTTTGCGGTCAGTCTGCTCCCTGCCGATGGTGAGAACGGAAACCTTATCCGCATGCAGCAACTGCAAACCCAGAAGCTGATGGATGGTGGCCGTTCTAGCTTGATTGATGTTTATGAAGGCCTGAACACGGATTTAGGTGTGCAGAAAGCCTCTTTCGCCCGCCTTGAGGATGTCAGCCGAGTTGAGCATGATGCAGCAGCAGGGCGCGTGGCCGAAATCTCCGGGGTTAACCTCGATGAAGAAGCGGCCAACATGATGAAGTTCCAGCAAGCCTATATGGCGTCTTCACGAATCATGACGGCTGCGAACGAAACGTTTGAAACCCTGCTGAATGCAACCCGATAA
- the flgL gene encoding flagellar hook-associated protein FlgL, translating into MISRIASFHNYQSVSNDLMRQQVKLQDNQDQLATGKRVLTAGEDPVASIYIQNFRQQDKQLDQYIDSITLARNRQTRAEIAVDDAEQLVDSAKRKTMEMINGSLSDDDRTAHRQDLKGLFDNFMNLANAKDESGNFLFSGTQSSKQPFYRDSALNVRYAGDSYHRTAQVAPAVEVQTSDPGDQVFMEIKNPFGDYQPEYDLNSGSLLLLAQATNTNNADNSDYAVSFGVDGAGQTTYELTQNGSVVSAGVYDPQNGVQWGTLSLSFEGEMLDGDKIVLERQDTFNVFDAFKNGIELSHESIFNASATAELHQVTEQFSAAFKHLNKARSEVGTRLTTLDRQESMHKDFKLVLNRSLGTMEDLDYSTAVIDMNENMLALQASQQAFAKTKDLSLFNYI; encoded by the coding sequence ATGATTAGCCGTATTGCCAGTTTTCACAACTACCAGTCAGTGTCGAATGACCTGATGCGCCAGCAGGTGAAGTTGCAGGATAACCAAGATCAGCTTGCCACAGGCAAACGTGTGCTGACAGCGGGTGAAGATCCGGTTGCTTCGATTTATATCCAGAACTTCCGCCAGCAGGACAAGCAGCTTGATCAGTACATTGATTCGATCACGCTTGCCCGTAACCGTCAAACTCGTGCGGAAATTGCGGTGGATGATGCAGAGCAATTGGTCGACAGCGCAAAGCGCAAGACGATGGAAATGATCAACGGTTCCCTGTCTGATGATGACCGCACGGCTCACCGTCAGGATCTGAAAGGTCTGTTCGACAACTTCATGAATCTGGCCAACGCAAAAGATGAATCGGGCAATTTCCTCTTCTCTGGTACCCAGTCCAGTAAGCAACCTTTCTATCGCGACAGTGCGCTAAATGTGCGTTACGCCGGCGACAGCTATCATCGTACAGCGCAAGTCGCACCTGCGGTTGAAGTGCAAACCAGCGATCCGGGCGATCAGGTGTTTATGGAAATCAAAAACCCGTTTGGTGATTATCAGCCGGAATATGACTTGAACAGCGGTTCCTTGCTGCTGTTGGCACAGGCAACGAACACTAACAATGCTGATAACTCAGACTATGCCGTGAGTTTTGGTGTGGACGGTGCTGGGCAAACCACTTATGAGCTGACTCAAAATGGCAGCGTGGTAAGCGCAGGCGTCTACGATCCACAAAACGGCGTGCAGTGGGGAACACTGAGCCTGAGTTTTGAGGGTGAAATGCTGGATGGCGACAAGATTGTGTTAGAGCGTCAGGATACGTTTAACGTGTTTGATGCTTTTAAGAACGGAATCGAGCTGTCACATGAGAGTATCTTCAATGCGTCAGCAACCGCTGAATTGCATCAGGTGACCGAGCAGTTTTCTGCTGCCTTTAAGCACCTGAACAAGGCGCGTTCTGAAGTCGGTACCCGTCTGACGACCTTGGATAGACAAGAAAGCATGCACAAAGACTTCAAGTTGGTACTCAACCGTTCTCTCGGCACCATGGAAGACTTGGATTACTCGACAGCGGTGATCGACATGAATGAAAACATGTTGGCATTGCAGGCTTCGCAACAAGCTTTTGCTAAGACCAAAGATCTTTCCTTGTTCAATTACATCTAA
- a CDS encoding AraC family transcriptional regulator — MRPTIERVQKDVSPSWHFVDYQCTTSKLGVQCDWHYHDEIELVLYYDPHHVAPGKIIIDDYVGEAAHGNAYVTGPGLPHMLTRVASTATPERPSSSHVLWLDQSWIQSLVATVPALSAVSDMLVRANKGLMLSKATFEALYPLMNGAAQLKPAAQFVRVVEILMLLCEDKSAQTLTSRPFCFYVAKDTPILDKLEKAQQFIADNFNEQISVQDICNHLHMSESSVYRMFEKHFADSFSDHLKNYRLGKACEILVRSNIPVSVVAERVGFSNLSNFNRQFKTTKGMTPTDFRKLFG, encoded by the coding sequence ATGCGGCCAACCATCGAACGTGTTCAAAAAGATGTCAGTCCAAGCTGGCATTTTGTCGATTATCAATGCACCACATCCAAGCTGGGGGTGCAGTGTGATTGGCACTATCACGATGAAATAGAGCTGGTGCTGTATTACGATCCCCATCATGTGGCCCCTGGAAAAATCATCATTGATGATTACGTCGGCGAGGCGGCACATGGCAATGCCTACGTAACCGGACCCGGTTTGCCGCACATGCTGACTCGCGTTGCTTCAACAGCCACGCCAGAACGCCCCAGCAGCTCTCATGTGCTCTGGCTTGATCAGTCTTGGATTCAATCCCTGGTAGCCACGGTACCGGCGTTGTCTGCCGTTAGTGACATGTTGGTACGCGCAAACAAGGGGCTGATGTTGTCCAAAGCAACGTTTGAGGCTTTGTACCCTTTGATGAATGGCGCGGCGCAGCTGAAACCCGCCGCACAGTTTGTGCGGGTGGTGGAAATCCTTATGCTGCTGTGTGAAGACAAATCAGCGCAAACACTGACCTCTCGCCCTTTCTGCTTTTATGTGGCGAAAGATACGCCGATCCTCGACAAACTGGAAAAAGCGCAGCAGTTTATCGCCGACAACTTCAATGAGCAAATATCTGTTCAAGATATATGCAACCACCTCCACATGAGCGAGAGCTCGGTATACCGGATGTTTGAAAAACACTTCGCGGACAGCTTTTCAGATCACCTGAAAAATTATCGACTTGGCAAAGCCTGCGAGATATTAGTACGCTCAAATATTCCCGTTTCGGTGGTTGCTGAGCGGGTGGGTTTTTCTAACCTGTCTAACTTCAACAGGCAGTTCAAGACAACCAAGGGCATGACACCGACCGACTTCAGAAAATTGTTTGGATAG
- a CDS encoding sugar efflux transporter — MKNYVSFLTDRASLCYLLVSLFAGLGYGFFYPLLGIFVVDGLDATPLDMGVFLAISIFSGVIVSQRIAKLSDVGWHRRQIILLAQAAFILVTALFMVIRDFYLALAVMVFISSFSAAALPQIFAIGREYADKDLGDNSTLFVSLMRAMMSMSWVIGPPLAFILYDAFGFNGAFLFATATTVISVLIVWRMFPSTKAKDTDNTGEVEVRQSWRKIQGAPLYLGAVFMLFLANNMYVMSIPLYVTKELDMAGSVAGQLLGLAAFVEIPVMVLAGLWAAKVAPQRLMVLSAASACLFYILLFNADSLWQMYVLQLLNGLAVGISASLGMVVIQNKMPNQMGVATTLFNNAIMMASLASSVTVGFVAELHNYHAVILAMLAAGAVAFGLLLLSARETRRPPCTTSIAAEA; from the coding sequence ATGAAAAACTATGTAAGTTTCTTAACTGATAGAGCCTCGCTTTGCTATCTGCTGGTCAGCTTGTTTGCTGGCTTGGGCTATGGATTTTTCTATCCACTTTTAGGGATTTTTGTTGTCGACGGACTTGATGCAACACCACTTGATATGGGCGTATTCCTGGCTATCTCGATATTTAGTGGCGTGATTGTTTCACAGCGTATTGCCAAACTCTCTGATGTAGGTTGGCATCGCCGCCAAATTATCTTGTTGGCGCAAGCAGCGTTTATTCTCGTCACAGCGCTCTTTATGGTAATCCGTGACTTTTATCTGGCGTTGGCCGTGATGGTATTCATCTCGAGTTTCTCAGCAGCGGCCCTGCCACAAATTTTTGCGATTGGTCGTGAATATGCCGATAAGGATCTCGGCGACAATAGCACGCTGTTTGTTTCACTGATGCGCGCCATGATGTCGATGTCTTGGGTGATTGGTCCGCCACTGGCATTCATCCTGTACGATGCATTTGGATTTAACGGTGCATTCCTGTTTGCCACTGCCACCACGGTTATTTCGGTATTGATTGTTTGGCGTATGTTCCCGTCAACCAAAGCAAAAGATACTGATAACACGGGGGAAGTGGAGGTGCGTCAATCATGGCGCAAGATTCAGGGAGCACCGTTATATTTGGGTGCGGTATTCATGTTGTTTTTGGCCAACAACATGTATGTCATGTCGATCCCTTTGTATGTAACAAAGGAGCTAGATATGGCAGGATCAGTGGCAGGCCAGTTGCTCGGCTTGGCAGCGTTTGTAGAAATTCCGGTGATGGTATTGGCAGGCCTGTGGGCAGCTAAAGTTGCACCACAGCGTCTAATGGTCTTAAGTGCGGCATCGGCGTGTCTGTTTTATATCTTATTGTTCAATGCTGACTCACTATGGCAAATGTATGTGTTACAACTGCTGAACGGTTTAGCTGTTGGTATCAGTGCCAGCCTCGGTATGGTCGTGATTCAGAACAAAATGCCAAATCAGATGGGCGTAGCGACTACCTTGTTCAATAACGCCATTATGATGGCAAGCCTGGCGTCCAGTGTGACAGTGGGGTTTGTGGCCGAGCTTCACAATTATCACGCAGTGATTCTCGCGATGCTGGCAGCAGGTGCTGTTGCCTTTGGTTTGCTTTTACTTTCGGCTAGGGAGACCCGACGTCCTCCTTGCACAACGAGCATTGCGGCGGAAGCGTAA
- a CDS encoding Acg family FMN-binding oxidoreductase, translating into MREETNGRRKFLKGLMGVGVVVAGGTVYRAVDNGVFSVGKGDPFTPWTDWQSASKNGELAIINAAVLAANPHNTQPWIFELRDNAIFLYADTSRHLGTMDVYGRELCIGLGCAVENMIQAAPAFGFDAKVLLGDTDLTNQTWNGLPMHVATISLTPTSKQEQSELYQAIGHRHTDRSEYLHDKPIDTSLVSALNALAKEAFPDVSLTLLTNPAQRQAFTQQTVNATRFIATDHQMSADSFQWFRLSHKDMQAHRDGVYIDTAGLPPAITAISKIMPPLSEESSNQYWIDGTQRTMASTPMHGLLTLNNLYSSKQNIEAGRLWQRIHLWATTQGISMQPVNQTCEVVDRQRQLGQPQTFADDLRALSGKPQSATFAFRAGYPTQTAIPSPRRALKDVVSS; encoded by the coding sequence ATGCGTGAAGAAACAAATGGCCGCCGAAAGTTTTTAAAAGGATTAATGGGTGTAGGCGTTGTCGTCGCGGGTGGCACCGTCTACCGTGCCGTGGATAACGGCGTGTTCAGCGTAGGAAAAGGTGACCCGTTTACGCCTTGGACCGACTGGCAATCAGCGTCGAAAAACGGTGAACTCGCCATCATCAATGCTGCCGTGCTGGCTGCTAACCCTCACAATACCCAACCTTGGATTTTTGAACTGCGCGACAATGCGATTTTTCTCTACGCAGACACATCGCGTCATTTGGGCACTATGGATGTTTATGGTCGCGAGCTTTGTATTGGCCTGGGATGCGCGGTGGAAAACATGATCCAAGCTGCTCCCGCGTTTGGGTTTGATGCAAAGGTACTGCTTGGTGACACAGATCTGACCAACCAAACCTGGAACGGCCTTCCTATGCATGTTGCAACAATTTCTCTGACACCAACGAGTAAACAGGAACAAAGCGAGCTCTACCAAGCAATTGGTCATCGACACACTGACCGAAGTGAATATCTGCATGATAAGCCTATTGATACGTCCTTAGTATCAGCGTTGAACGCGCTGGCCAAAGAAGCGTTTCCCGATGTCAGCCTTACCCTGCTGACCAACCCAGCACAACGGCAAGCATTTACCCAACAAACCGTCAACGCCACGCGATTCATTGCCACTGACCACCAAATGTCTGCAGACAGCTTCCAATGGTTCAGACTCAGCCACAAAGATATGCAAGCGCACCGCGATGGTGTTTATATCGATACTGCTGGTCTGCCCCCAGCTATAACTGCTATCAGTAAAATCATGCCGCCTTTGTCGGAAGAGTCTTCTAATCAATACTGGATTGATGGAACACAGCGCACCATGGCATCTACTCCCATGCACGGTCTGCTAACACTGAATAATCTCTACAGCTCAAAGCAAAATATTGAGGCAGGACGACTGTGGCAGCGCATCCACCTTTGGGCGACAACACAAGGTATTTCCATGCAGCCGGTTAATCAGACCTGTGAAGTCGTTGACAGGCAAAGACAATTGGGGCAACCACAGACCTTCGCGGATGACCTGCGCGCGTTATCCGGCAAGCCACAATCGGCAACTTTTGCTTTCCGCGCTGGCTACCCAACGCAGACTGCAATCCCCAGCCCGCGTCGTGCGTTGAAAGACGTAGTTTCCAGTTGA
- a CDS encoding helix-turn-helix domain-containing protein, translating into MDTSPTLVMGFLLGLDRILSDLGWDTEAIKTQLKLPKDLKSSPDERCGLNIYNAFWKLALDQRNDPLLGFRVGIDPDFKGASALGQAVKHSPTLRHSLLQLSEMSPLLNQAQRIVLVEENDFACLRILNESDEWEMEMHTDRMLAGFVAFSRQNLPLGSSQTAFIELERSLSEQEQTVASDLLGCEVLGSKAFNQLVFNSQFLNMPLSDSNEYIHGVLSEHARQLMQEIAASGSFANEVKKRIVDSLHHQKASADDIAESLGVSAQSLYRKLKAEGETFQDILDSTRHDLAVAYLKQGKLSIKEISYWLAFSEPRAFHRAFRRWEGCTPKEYTQ; encoded by the coding sequence ATGGACACTTCACCAACGTTGGTCATGGGCTTTTTGCTGGGGCTAGACAGAATCCTGTCAGATTTAGGATGGGATACCGAAGCCATTAAAACACAGCTAAAACTGCCGAAAGACCTAAAAAGCTCGCCGGATGAGAGATGCGGGCTCAATATCTATAACGCGTTCTGGAAACTGGCTTTGGATCAGAGAAACGATCCGCTGCTTGGATTTAGGGTTGGCATCGATCCGGATTTCAAAGGTGCAAGTGCATTAGGCCAGGCCGTCAAACATAGCCCGACGTTGCGTCATTCTCTGCTGCAACTCAGCGAAATGTCGCCTCTTCTCAATCAAGCTCAGCGCATTGTGCTAGTGGAAGAAAATGACTTTGCCTGCCTTCGAATATTGAATGAAAGCGATGAGTGGGAAATGGAAATGCACACTGACCGAATGCTGGCAGGATTTGTTGCCTTCTCCCGTCAAAATTTGCCACTTGGTAGCTCCCAGACAGCCTTTATTGAACTTGAGCGCTCGTTATCAGAGCAAGAGCAAACAGTGGCCAGTGATTTACTGGGTTGTGAAGTGCTGGGTAGCAAAGCATTTAATCAATTGGTGTTTAATTCCCAATTTCTCAACATGCCGTTGAGTGACAGCAATGAGTATATCCATGGCGTCTTGTCGGAGCATGCCCGGCAATTAATGCAAGAGATTGCCGCCTCCGGTTCATTTGCCAATGAAGTGAAAAAGCGAATTGTCGACAGCCTTCATCACCAAAAGGCGAGTGCGGATGACATTGCTGAAAGTCTTGGAGTGAGCGCGCAATCGCTATACAGAAAACTCAAAGCAGAAGGGGAAACCTTTCAGGATATTCTGGACTCAACACGGCATGACTTAGCGGTGGCGTATTTGAAGCAAGGAAAACTGAGTATTAAGGAAATCAGCTATTGGTTGGCTTTTTCTGAACCAAGGGCTTTTCATCGTGCTTTCCGGCGCTGGGAAGGCTGTACGCCGAAAGAATATACCCAGTGA
- a CDS encoding tetratricopeptide repeat protein has protein sequence MNNPSQTNESAMTLEQAFEHGVSLYQHQKKREAREVFEQILSHAPDALPVLQVLAVMDSEEGAWQEALKKLDHALTVEPGEASILFDKATLLAQNGMNKDALEIVDALLGVAPDHQELLAMRQQLTAAIGKLGESRRTAKQINQIASQKNAAMDAEVLETLSLANQMVTSGNLDQAKQLFNAVISVAGDNPSALLGLAKLYMGEENFGLARQNLLRAFDEDTSEKEIVVLLSHSAIKIEDFKAARDHARFGLNAWPAEPLFCRLIVLSYEKEENWLEAYRQAKTFIKQYPTDTDLLNRLATASFQLLRTRHNFTPEAILECQQHIQQAASVANEENKLRLSTYLAEVLWYKGEAKASKALLEDYIAKYPDDVEAGFNISFVYRTLGEWENYYRANELGLTCHRRLRYSGNMPQWNLERPKDDIVLVMPEQGVGDEILYFHNLAMVLENTQKVYVACDPRLESVLNRAYPEAIMVPIKRIEGEDIYIPEEVMNNITSWVAGGSLAGICFEKHGRHVYQSGYVNLPEDTKAHWQSKLTEVRHQHAEKKLIGICWRSGLAAATRNIHYLIAEEVAHLVKQFPDAVFINLQYGDCSKELNKIEKLSGIRVLQLEGLDLRDDFDGTAAVITGLDAVITAGTAVHRLTTAVGTPCHVFFAGTEESDFKQPEPLYCDSEFGYFYPPMLENKYPLLESIARHIQAS, from the coding sequence ATGAACAATCCCTCCCAAACCAATGAAAGTGCTATGACACTGGAACAAGCGTTTGAGCATGGCGTTTCGCTCTATCAACATCAGAAAAAGCGCGAAGCCAGAGAGGTGTTCGAACAAATTCTTTCTCATGCTCCCGATGCCTTGCCTGTACTGCAAGTACTGGCGGTGATGGACAGCGAAGAAGGTGCCTGGCAAGAGGCACTGAAAAAGCTGGATCATGCGCTGACCGTTGAGCCAGGCGAAGCTTCAATCCTGTTTGATAAAGCGACGCTGCTGGCGCAAAACGGCATGAATAAAGACGCTCTCGAGATCGTGGACGCCTTGCTTGGCGTGGCACCGGATCACCAAGAACTGCTCGCCATGCGGCAACAACTTACCGCCGCTATCGGTAAACTGGGCGAGAGCCGTCGCACGGCAAAGCAGATCAATCAGATTGCCTCGCAGAAAAATGCCGCCATGGATGCCGAAGTATTGGAAACCCTCTCCCTCGCCAACCAAATGGTGACAAGCGGCAATCTGGATCAGGCTAAACAGCTTTTTAATGCCGTGATCAGCGTGGCTGGCGACAATCCTTCTGCTTTACTCGGTTTAGCGAAGCTATACATGGGCGAAGAAAACTTCGGCCTTGCCCGCCAAAACCTGCTGCGTGCATTTGATGAAGACACGTCAGAAAAAGAAATCGTGGTTCTGCTAAGTCACAGTGCCATCAAGATTGAAGATTTCAAAGCAGCACGTGATCATGCTCGCTTCGGCCTTAATGCCTGGCCAGCAGAGCCACTGTTTTGCCGCTTGATTGTGCTCAGCTACGAAAAAGAAGAAAACTGGCTGGAAGCCTACCGACAAGCCAAGACCTTTATTAAGCAATATCCGACCGACACGGACTTGCTGAACAGACTGGCGACAGCAAGCTTCCAGTTACTTCGGACGCGTCATAACTTCACGCCCGAAGCCATCTTGGAATGTCAGCAACACATTCAGCAGGCGGCAAGCGTCGCCAATGAAGAAAACAAGCTGCGCCTTTCCACTTATCTTGCTGAGGTTCTTTGGTACAAGGGTGAAGCCAAAGCATCAAAAGCTTTGCTTGAAGATTACATTGCCAAGTATCCAGATGATGTAGAGGCAGGCTTTAACATCAGCTTTGTTTACCGCACCCTCGGCGAATGGGAAAACTATTACCGCGCCAATGAATTGGGCCTAACCTGTCATCGTCGCTTGCGTTACAGCGGCAACATGCCGCAGTGGAACCTTGAACGCCCGAAAGATGACATTGTTCTGGTGATGCCAGAGCAGGGGGTTGGCGACGAAATACTTTACTTCCATAACCTTGCGATGGTGCTGGAAAACACCCAAAAGGTTTATGTGGCTTGTGACCCGCGCTTGGAATCAGTGCTCAACCGTGCTTACCCAGAAGCCATCATGGTGCCTATTAAGCGCATTGAAGGCGAAGACATTTATATCCCTGAAGAAGTCATGAACAACATTACTTCTTGGGTTGCCGGTGGCAGCCTGGCTGGAATCTGCTTTGAAAAACATGGCCGCCATGTTTACCAGTCCGGATATGTGAATTTGCCGGAAGACACCAAAGCGCACTGGCAATCCAAGTTGACTGAAGTACGTCACCAACATGCAGAGAAGAAATTGATTGGTATTTGCTGGCGAAGTGGCCTTGCTGCGGCAACACGTAACATCCACTACTTGATTGCGGAAGAAGTCGCGCATTTAGTGAAGCAGTTTCCAGACGCAGTGTTTATCAATCTTCAATACGGTGATTGCAGCAAAGAACTTAACAAGATTGAAAAGCTCTCTGGCATAAGAGTTTTGCAGCTGGAAGGGCTGGATCTGCGTGATGACTTTGACGGTACAGCTGCCGTTATAACAGGATTGGATGCAGTGATCACTGCGGGTACCGCAGTACACCGCCTGACTACTGCTGTTGGCACCCCTTGCCACGTATTCTTTGCGGGCACGGAAGAGTCTGATTTCAAACAGCCTGAACCTTTGTATTGCGACAGCGAGTTCGGTTACTTCTACCCACCTATGCTGGAAAACAAATATCCGCTGCTAGAATCGATTGCCAGGCACATTCAGGCAAGCTGA
- a CDS encoding flagellin: MGVTVNTNVSAMTAQRYLNKSTNDLNTSMERLSSGSRINSAKDDAAGLQISNRLIAQTRGLDVAMRNANDGISIAQTAEGAMQESTNILQRMRDLSLQSANGANGKSERIAIQEEVSALQDELNRIAETTAFGGRRLLNGSFGEASFQIGADSGEAIIMGLTSIRADDFRMGGTEFIAANGKSAGWEVASTAATLTMAFTTKDGNTINLNIGAKAGDDIEEVATYINGQSDEMVTASVDEAGQLQIFVAEEKLSGNVTFGGGLATSLGLVTGAGAATTTQDIDVSDAGGAQMAVGIIDSAMQYIDSQRADLGAKQNRLSHTISNLSNIQENVSASNSRIRDTDFAKETTELTKGQILQQASTSILAQAKQLPQAALNLLQ, encoded by the coding sequence ATGGGTGTAACAGTTAACACCAACGTGTCTGCGATGACTGCGCAGCGTTACCTGAACAAGTCGACAAACGATCTAAATACGTCGATGGAACGCTTGTCGTCTGGTAGTCGGATCAACAGTGCGAAAGATGACGCCGCTGGTCTGCAGATTTCGAACCGACTCATCGCCCAGACCCGTGGCCTAGATGTTGCGATGCGCAACGCTAATGACGGTATCTCAATTGCCCAAACTGCAGAAGGCGCCATGCAGGAATCTACAAATATCCTGCAACGTATGCGTGACCTATCTCTGCAATCGGCGAATGGTGCGAACGGTAAGTCTGAACGTATCGCGATTCAGGAAGAAGTGTCAGCACTTCAAGACGAACTTAACCGTATTGCAGAAACCACTGCGTTTGGTGGCCGTCGACTGCTGAACGGTTCTTTCGGTGAAGCATCTTTCCAAATTGGTGCTGATTCGGGTGAGGCCATCATCATGGGCTTAACCAGTATTCGTGCTGACGACTTCCGTATGGGTGGTACCGAGTTTATTGCCGCAAACGGTAAATCAGCGGGTTGGGAAGTGGCAAGTACAGCAGCTACTCTGACCATGGCGTTCACGACCAAAGACGGTAATACTATCAACCTGAACATTGGCGCGAAAGCGGGCGACGATATCGAGGAAGTGGCGACCTATATTAATGGTCAGTCCGACGAGATGGTTACGGCGTCTGTCGATGAAGCTGGCCAGCTACAGATTTTCGTCGCGGAAGAGAAGCTCTCTGGCAACGTAACCTTTGGTGGTGGTTTGGCAACATCTCTTGGCCTCGTCACTGGCGCTGGTGCAGCAACCACGACGCAAGACATTGACGTCAGTGATGCGGGTGGCGCACAAATGGCGGTGGGCATTATCGACTCAGCCATGCAATATATTGATAGTCAGCGTGCTGATTTGGGTGCGAAGCAAAACCGCTTAAGCCACACCATCAGTAACTTGTCGAACATCCAAGAGAACGTTTCTGCGTCTAACAGCCGTATTCGCGATACCGACTTCGCGAAAGAAACGACAGAGCTCACCAAGGGCCAAATCCTGCAGCAGGCAAGTACCTCTATTCTTGCTCAGGCGAAGCAGTTGCCGCAGGCGGCGCTCAACCTGCTCCAGTAA